One genomic region from Lycorma delicatula isolate Av1 chromosome 1, ASM4794821v1, whole genome shotgun sequence encodes:
- the LOC142318012 gene encoding T-complex protein 1 subunit alpha-like — MLVDDIGLSVTDVAVTNDGATILLQLEVEHPAARLLVDLAQLQDEEVGDGTTSVIIIAAELLKNADELVKQKLHPITIMNGYRIACKDGLYLYEGIIKNNKIAGVLEPALSKIKSLKFATEAVVF, encoded by the exons ATGCTTGTGGATGATATTGGGTTGAGTGTTACT gatgtAGCTGTAACTAATGATGGTGCGACAATCCTTCTTCAGTTGGAAGTCGAGCATCCTGCTGCCCGACTGTTAGTTGACCTGGCTCAATTGCAAGATGAAGAAGTTGGAGATGGGACCACTTCTGTG ATAATTATTGCAGcagagttattaaaaaatgctGATGAATTGGTTAAACAAAAACTACATCCGATAACTATAATGAATGGTTATCGTATAGCCTGCAa AGATGGACTTTATTTATATgaaggaattattaaaaacaacaaaatagcTGGAGTATTGGAACCGGCATTGTCCAAAATAAAGTCACTAAAGTTTGCTACAGAGGCTGTAGTGTTTTAG